The following nucleotide sequence is from Mangifera indica cultivar Alphonso chromosome 1, CATAS_Mindica_2.1, whole genome shotgun sequence.
AATCTTAATTATCTGTGCTGCCTTGTATTTTCAAGACCACTTGATAAATACTGTTCTAAACTGCATAGTTTAATTAGCTTCTTCCTTTGATTATGTGATGTCATATTCATAGTAGATACTTGGTTCCTGATATGAGGATAATAATAGATAGTGTTCTATAGTCAATCAACAAGTGCACTAGGTTAGAAAATGGAATCTCAAGcttgtataataataaatgacAACCTCTGTGTGTACATTTAAGAAAAGTAGATTGATAAATTCTTCATGTGTGAGATATCAATATATGTCAATTTGCCTGAATGTGGAAGATtttagaggaaaaataaaacaaggaTTTCGTAGTCCACATGTGGATGTCTAGCTCAAATTCCCAACAAATTGTATGTGTTCTATCCTAAAAGCTCATGCTTACTGAAAGTGACTGAATAAGATTGAAAACAAGTCTACTTGTGATGAGATAGAAGGCATTACAACGTTGATATCTGACTAATgaagatttaatttaatttttttttttttgggttagtTAATTAGCCTTTGTCACAATTATGTCACTTTTGGATTTCTTATAAGCTGTGGCCACTTTTGGATTGGTGCAGGTGGTGAAAATTAGACTGCAGCAGCAGAAGGGGTTGAGTCCTGAGCTTCTAAAGTATAAAGGTCCAGTGCACTGTGCTCGTATGATCATTCGTGAAGAAGGGCTCCTTGGACTTTGGGCAGGGGCTGCCCCAACTGTTATGCGCAATGGAACAAACCAGGCTGCCATGTTCACTGCTAAAAATGCTTTTGACGTACTTTTGTGGAAGAAACATGAAGGTGACGGGAAAGTCCTTCAACCATGGCAATCTATGATATCAGGATTCCTTGCAGGAACAGTTGGTCCAGTTTGCACTGGCCCTTTTGATGTTGTCAAAACAAGGTTAATGGCACAGAGTCGAGCTGGGGGTGAGTTGAAATACAAAGGTATGATCCATGCTATCAGAACAATACATGCTGAGGAGGGGCTTCGTGCCTTGTGGAAAGGACTGCTGCCTCGGCTCATGAGGATCCCCCCTGGCCAGGCCATTATGTGGGCTGTGGCTGACCAAGTGACTGGTTTTTATGAGAGGAGATATATTCGCAATGCTCTCTTGTAGGTATTGTTTACATTGTTTTGCTTGTTTTGGTTCATTGTGCCAATGCAAGCAAAAATCAATTGATTTCCTAGGTTTTTTAATTGAACACTC
It contains:
- the LOC123192189 gene encoding mitochondrial succinate-fumarate transporter 1 — protein: MKTQEQEQQSPTSNPKKSIPPYMKAVSGSLGGIVEACCLQPIDVIKTRLQLDRTGTYKGIIHCGATVSRTEGVRALWKGLTPFATHLTLKYTLRMGSNAVLQSAFKDSQTGKISNHGRILSGFGAGVLEALAIVTPFEVVKIRLQQQKGLSPELLKYKGPVHCARMIIREEGLLGLWAGAAPTVMRNGTNQAAMFTAKNAFDVLLWKKHEGDGKVLQPWQSMISGFLAGTVGPVCTGPFDVVKTRLMAQSRAGGELKYKGMIHAIRTIHAEEGLRALWKGLLPRLMRIPPGQAIMWAVADQVTGFYERRYIRNALL